One Candidatus Marinimicrobia bacterium CG08_land_8_20_14_0_20_45_22 genomic window, TTTCTGGATAGAACCAAAGATAAAATGGCGTTTACTTCGATCCCGTATTTCACTCGATCTAAGTTGTGATTTTTCGATTAATAGGTTTTTTATTTCTCCAAGATAAACTGAATTCTTTTTAGTGACAGAGAAGTAGATTATTTTTCTAACATCATCACGCTTTAGCAGATTTTTATCGTTAGTTACTTCGACGATCTCGTGAGGATTATAAATCGATTCTCCAATATGTAACAATTTATATAGAGAAAAATCAGAATTAACCATTTTCACTCTCCCGAAACCGATATTATTCTTCGCTCCCAGAAACCCATATTCCTGGATAAAATTCAATAAAGGGAATAGAATATTCTCAGCGATCTCTGTGCCCTCTGTGGAAAAAGAAATAGTGAATTTGCCTTCAAAATATTTTTCCGGAAGATACCAGTTCTTCCCGTCAACTATTTTCCTTTTACTTGGAGGAATCCATCTAATCTCGTCTTTTGAAGAATTAATCGTCTCGATCCCGATCTTACTTTTCCAGCCGGTACATCCAAAATAGCGAGCGGTCGGGGATAACTGCAAATGCTCACAGATTTCAACATCCGTTACTTCCGGTTTACTTTCAATAAAATCCTGATACTTTTTATAATTGAATTCTGTCTGGGAGTATTTTGGACCATTGAACTTCCCCGAGAAATGGCAGATTACATCGAACCAGAAGCGTAGCGATCCCATGATGCTGGCGGGTTTGATTTCGGTCATTTTCATATCCACGCCGCCGGTATAGAGCGGTGTAATGGTTTGAAAAGTCACTTCTTTTTTAATCACTTAACCTCCTCGTTCATTTTCTAAAGCGGATTGGGGATAATAATTGGACGCTGATCTTATATGATTGCTTATGATATTTATTTTTGGCTTTCTTTTCATAACTAATCGGCTTTTTTCTACGTCTTATTTATTTTCCTGTTTAAAATACGGCTATTCCCATCTTTCCTTCAGCAACCATTTCCAAACAGGAATTACATCGACTCGTGTATCTTTATCCGAAAATTCCTCCTGTTGGTTATAGGTTAAAATTGTCCCACATTCAACGCCAATTTGTCGACAACCAGACAGCAGTCCTTTTATTTCACGATTCCGGCTCGACTCATTGAGTTCATAACATACCTGATAGGCAGCGGATTCCCGTCCATATTCATAAATAATGAAGTCACACTCGTTCTGATTTTTATAGTAAAATGTATAGGAATGGCGTCGATTCAATTCACCCAGCACGACATTTTCCAGCAAATCACCTTTGTTCGGACTAAATTGAAAAGCCAAATCACAAATAAATCCGTTATCACAAATGTAGGTTTTCTTTTGCGAAAGAAGCTGTTTTCGTTCGGAGAATTCGAACTTCTGGAGCGAGTACACAAAAAGCGAAGATTCCAGAAATCCAATAAATTCCCGAATCTTATTCCGATCCATTTCCAGCATCGTACCAATTTTATTCAAATTACTAATATTACCGCAGTGACCAATCAGATATAATCCCAACTTTCGGAGAGTCGCACTCTGACGAATATTGAATCGCGGAATAATATCTTTAAATATGATCGTGTCGTAGGTACCAAGTAAAATAGTTCGGACCGTGTCGATATTAGATGATGTCAATGCCTCAGGCATTCCGCCATGTTGCAGGTATGTATCGAAATGATGCAGTATTGTTTCCTCGTTAAGTGTCCATTCTTCTTTACGTCCCGGATTGTATCCTTGAAAATCCAGATATTCTGTAAAGGAGAAAGGCGTCAATCGCCGTTCGATTACGCGTCCGGTCAGGTGAGTTGCAAATTCCGACGACATGAGTTGACTATTCGATCCGGTGATGAAAAATTTAATTTTCCCTTTGTTAAGATCATATTGATATTTGATCCAGATTTCCCATTTATCGAGTGCCTGAATTTCATCAAAGAATAGGAATATCCGTCCCTGTGGATTACGTAAACGTCGATATTCACTGAGAAATTTGTCTAAGATTTCCTGAGTGTTCATTCCGGAAAACAACGCCTGCTCCACATTCACGAATAACAGATTATCGTTCGGCACACCAACTTCATTCAGTCGGGACATAATTTGCTTCATCAGGAAGCTCTTCCCACAACGCCTAACACCTGAAATCGCTATGATATGATCGACCTCGAACTCAGATTCGATACGGGATAGCAACTCCCGACGAATTCCTATGCTCGGAATTTTCCCAAACCATTGCGGATTTTGTTCGCTTAAAAATCTCTCAAACATAATTATTGCTCCCCATACACAGCAATAATATACCAATATCGCTGTACATACCAAGCATTATTTCTGGTAAGTACTGGAAATTATTGGACACAGATTGACATTGATTTAGATTTTCAGACACAGAATTTTTATAATAAAATATGAAGAGAATATTTATTGTAGACGCAGATTCGTTATGATTCATTATGAAAAGAGTTCTTATTTCAGACACTGATCTCATATGATTACTAATGAAAATTATTTTAATTTCTCTGTTCATAATTAATCGGTATTTTTCAGCGTCTTATTTATTTTCCTGTTCATAATTAATCAGCGTCTTAAAATATCCTTACACATAGCACAACTCGTAATAGGCGCATTTGAGGCAGGCTTTGGTTTTACGGGCCGGCGGAACCGGAGCATTGACGAGCTGTTCGATACGCGCGGTTATTTCTGCCAATTCATCGCAGTCGGCATCGGTCAATTCAACCGCGACCGTTTTCTTCAGTTTCGGGTAGTCGAGCTGTCCGCTAAAGCCTTCAATGCCCTTACTCTTCAGTACCCAGAGATAGAATTTCAGTTGCCAGAGGTGGGCTTTCTCCATCCGGTCGGATTTCTTGACTTCGTGAATAACCTTCGCCTTAACATCGGCAAAGTCTAAGACGATGTTGTTGCCAATGCGGATTTCCTTCTGCTCGCGTTCGTAACTGTTTTCGTGGATGACCTTGCCAAGTTTCACTAAGTCGGACTCCTGTTCGCAGACGATCTGGTGGTGAAAGAACCAAAGCTGTCTTTTACAAAAATGGTAATACTCGACATGAGTACCAGAAATTTTCTCTAAGAACTCATTCTGCATATCAGAAAAATTGGTCAATCTCCAACTCCTTAAATTCATCCATCAGACCAATATCTTCGCTATATCTATTCTGAATGATCGTGACAAAATGGTCAAACGCTTCATCATTTTTCCAAATGGGAATCCGCATATGTACAATCCGAGATGGATTTTCATTTTTAAACTTCATATATATGCCCTTATGAATGGTCATGCAGAAATTCTCCGCTTTTATGAAGTCGTAATTCTCAACTAACCTTTTGTATTCCGGTAGAAACTGGGCCGGAAGCACTTCTATACCATCGAATTTCTCGTAGAACTCTTCTTCTTTCTCCTTATGAAATGAAAATGGTTGCAAGGATTTTAACGATTGTTCAAAAGCTGTTTTGATGAATTGGAATTCATTCTCCTGTTCGGGTTCTCTGCCCGGATAAACCTGGTCTAACAGATATTGAATATCCGATTCTTTCAAATAATCTATTTCTTTGAGCTTTTCTATAGTGCGTTTGACAATTAGAGTAGGATATATCCGAAAATCATCTTTTCCGCCTTCGGTACAGATAAATACAGGACATGGTGGTTTTGTGGCTTTCCGATTAACACGACCAAATCGTTGAAGCAGGGCATCCAATGGAGCCGGTTCGGTGAATAAGACATCGTAATCAATATCCAGACTGACTTCAATTGCTTGTGTACCGATAAGAACTTTCGTGTTGGAATCGAGTGCTCCCTTTTCTTTTTTCATTCGGTCAGATCGGTTAAACCTGCCGTGCAGTAGCGTTATCTGATCCTTCGTTAATTTCCCCTTTTCAAAGACGAGCGAATACATTAATTGAGATTGAGCAACCGTGTTACAGACGACCATGACCCGTTGATTTGATTCCAGATGATTGCTGATTTTTTCCAGTTGATCTTGAATGGCGCCTTTTACGATTGATATTCGATGACGATTCAACCGACTGAGTAAATCCGCATCGGCTTTGATGATGGTTTTTACTCGTAATACTTCAGCGATTTCGCGTATCATAAAAGTCGGAAGCGTCGCCGTCATTACCAGAACAGAACATTTCAGAAATTCCGTCATTACCTTCAACATGACAATAATTTGTGCGAATGTGACCGTATCATAGGCATGGATTTCGTCGAAGATAATTTTAGCGCCCGACAATTCGACTAAGCCCATTTCAAATCCTTTGACTCCATAGAAGTACTTCATGATTTGAAAAGGCGTGATGATTTCCAGCGGTTGTATCATACGTCGATACTGCTCAACCAAGGTCTTTATCCGTTCATACTGCCTTGATGCATTTCTATTTGAGGTATCCTCTAAATATGCGGCAAGATACTGTGACAGTCTGCCGTGTTGAATTCCAACGATTTCCGTGCTGTATTCTACGCTATCTTTTTCCATGTCTTTTGTTAATCGTCTGTGCATCGCATTGATCGAAGCGGTATATGGCAAGACATAGAATGCTCGTCCGTTTATGATTTTGATTTGCTTTCTAAGCCAACCGATAGATGATTCCGTCTTTCCGGTTCCGGTCGGGGCAATCAGAATGCAATTCCCTTCAGAATTAAAACAGGTCTTTTGATGCGAAAATAAGTCTGAGCCTTTTTGAGTTAGATTCACACGAAGATTGTCTAAAAACTGGAAATGAGTATCGTTTAGTTGGTTGATTTTCCTGACTCCACCGGATGCATAATGATCGCAAATTTTCAGCGATCCCCACATGAGCAGGTTTTGCCAGTATTCACTATTTTGATTATCAATATCCGGGAAATTTCGAGCGATTTCTAAAAATGGATGAGTCAGTTCATGGTACACGATTTTGTTTGATAAATCAATATCGTAGAAACCGTTCTGCTTGGATTTATTTCGAAAATCATTAAAAAAATGCGTTAAGGAATCAGCCGCCATACAATGTCTCAAATTTTCGGTAAAATCTTCCGGATGATACTTCAATTTTCCAGTCCAGACATTATGAAACTCAAAATCAATCGTTTCCTGTGATTTATACCTATCAAAAAGAGTCTTAAAATCTTTATGATGACCGAGAATCGCACGTTTTACTAAAAGACTGTACTCAACAGGTAAATTCATTTTGTCAACATAAGGTATTGAATAGAGTTCGTGACGTTGATTCTCCCATGAATTTTCCTGTGACTTTAAAACCTTCTGAAATTCAGAGTGTATTTTACCAAGATCATGGAAAAAGACTGCGACAAAAAGGATTTTCCAGAAATCGGGAAGTCGAGTAATTTCCGGA contains:
- the cmr1 gene encoding type III-B CRISPR module RAMP protein Cmr1: MIKKEVTFQTITPLYTGGVDMKMTEIKPASIMGSLRFWFDVICHFSGKFNGPKYSQTEFNYKKYQDFIESKPEVTDVEICEHLQLSPTARYFGCTGWKSKIGIETINSSKDEIRWIPPSKRKIVDGKNWYLPEKYFEGKFTISFSTEGTEIAENILFPLLNFIQEYGFLGAKNNIGFGRVKMVNSDFSLYKLLHIGESIYNPHEIVEVTNDKNLLKRDDVRKIIYFSVTKKNSVYLGEIKNLLIEKSQLRSSEIRDRSKRHFIFGSIQK
- the cas4 gene encoding CRISPR-associated protein Cas4, which encodes MNLRSWRLTNFSDMQNEFLEKISGTHVEYYHFCKRQLWFFHHQIVCEQESDLVKLGKVIHENSYEREQKEIRIGNNIVLDFADVKAKVIHEVKKSDRMEKAHLWQLKFYLWVLKSKGIEGFSGQLDYPKLKKTVAVELTDADCDELAEITARIEQLVNAPVPPARKTKACLKCAYYELCYV